One genomic window of Garra rufa chromosome 2, GarRuf1.0, whole genome shotgun sequence includes the following:
- the LOC141325820 gene encoding interferon-induced, double-stranded RNA-activated protein kinase-like: MSADTEMERKIYDFLRNGKRRALDIAKKFGLDKRTVNKHLYSLEKSNKVFKTNEVPPIWELMEKKDELKLTPKPEKKSQTTTETTEKDLEDLLKSGGLKAHEIAKDLGQTRQTINRQLYIMETKGKVKKCSTSKLWRLSDDSFSQDSDHGLDSVSGLSQSFVVIEKLGQGSFGCVYKVKHKYDGNDYAVKRVILDGTEEVKALARLDHPNIVRYITCWPGSDDWTSNQEKNQLSNKPGSSSDVVTFDRSGSEGGDDEDEDDNTTSEMERLAKPDSRTYLFIQMEFCEGGTLTNWIKAKNCVEKQRTIVEIHKILYEIITGVEFIHANKLIHRDLKPDNILFSANGKVKIGDFGLVAAQTDPNGDPIKRSKRRGTPPYRSPEQENKENYDEKTDIFPLGLIWFEMLWKISTGMERVKLWQDLRNQRFPEGFSDEYSAESTFIMKMLSYSPDDRPHAKDIKEDLQTFFSLENMDMLSQRTV; encoded by the exons ATGTCTGCCGACACTGAAATGGAGAGAAAGATCTATGACTTCTTGAGAAATGGCAAACGCAGGGCGTTGGACATTGCTAAAAAATTCGGACTAGATAAACGCACCGTGAACAAACATCTGTACAGCCTAGAGAAATCAAATAAGGTGTTCAAAACGAACGAAGTGCCTCCTATATGGGAATTAATGGAGAAGAAGGATGAGCTCAAACTGACCCCCAAACCAGAGAAAAAGTCTCAGACGACGACAGAAACAACTGAGAAAGATTTGGAGGATCTGCTGAAATCAGGAGGTTTAAAAGCCCATGAGATCGCCAAAGATCTGGGACAGACAAGACAAACCATCAACAGACAGCTGTACATTATGGAGACGAAGGGGAAAGTCAAGAAATGTAGCACAAGCAAATTGTGGAGACTTAGCGATGATAGTTTCAGCCAAGATAG TGATCATGGACTGGACTCAGTTTCAGG GTTGTCTCAAAGTTTTGTTGTGATCGAAAAGCTTGGTCAAGGAAGCTTTGGCTGCGTTTATAAAGTAAAACATAAATATGATGGCAACGACTACGCTGTAAAGAGGGTCATCTTAGACGG GACAGAGGAGGTGAAGGCATTGGCCCGACTAGATCACCCAAACATAGTGCGTTATATTACCTGCTGGCCAGGTTCTGACGACTGGACGTCAAACCAAGAAAAAAACCAACTGTCCAA CAAACCAGGTTCTTCATCAGATGTGGTGACCTTTGATAGATCAGGCTCTGAGGGGggtgatgatgaagatgaagatgataaTACCACATCAGAAATGGAACGTCTGGCCAAGCCAGA CAGCAGGACTTACTTGTTTATTCAAATGGAGTTCTGTGAGGGAGGAACACTGACCAATTGGATAAAGGCGAAAAATTGTGTGGAAAAACAGAGAACCATAGTTGAAATCCATAAAATATTGTATGAAATTATCACTGGAGTGGAATTCATTCATGCAAACAAGCTCATCCACAGAGACTTGAag CCTGATAACATACTGTTCAGTGCTAATGGCAAAGTGAAGATCGGAGACTTTGGGCTGGTGGCGGCTCAGACCGATCCAAATGGTGACCCTATAAAGAGATCAAAGAGAAGAGGAACACCACCATATAGGAGTCCTGAACag gAAAATAAGGAGAATTATGATGAAAAAACGGACATTTTCCCCCTTGGACTCATATGGTTTGAGATGCTCTGGAAAATATCTACTGGTATGGAGAGAGTAAAG ctgTGGCAAGATCTGAGAAATCAAAGGTTTCCAGAAGGGTTCAGTGACGAATATTCAGCTGAA AGTACATTCATCATGAAGATGCTGTCATATTCACCAGACGACAGGCCACATGCAAAAGATATAAAAGAAGATCTTCAGACGTTTTTCTCTCTGGAAAACATGGACATGTTAAGCCAGAGAACAGTTTGA
- the LOC141326108 gene encoding interferon-induced, double-stranded RNA-activated protein kinase-like isoform X2, with amino-acid sequence MSADTEMERKICDFLRRNGKSNALDIAKELKLDKRTVNKHLYDLEKSNQLFKTDEVPPIWDFIEKKSELKLTPKPERTSQMTTEEKQVEDLLRSGGLKASDIAKDLGLPRKTINKQLYSMEEKGKVKKCIKLWRLNDESSDDSFSQNSSSSCPSDQGLVSVSGLSHSFDVIAELGQGGYGCVYKVKHKYDGKIYAVKRVILTRKADSEVKALARLDHPNIVRYITCWPGSDDWTSDQESNQVFNKPGSLSDVVTFERSGSGDNDDDQDDVTSRMESLGVTESASAAEPPENNGTDGLDSSNHRTYLFIQMEFCMGGTLTNWIKARNLKEKQRITVEIHQVFYEIITGVEYIHANKLIHRDLKPDNILFGADGKVKIGDFGLVAAQSDQNGDPMERSNKGTQIYMSPEQKNKKNYDEKTDIFPLGLVWFEMIWKISTLSERVKLWPDLRDRRFPKGFSDSYQTESKFIMKMLSYSPEDRPHAKDTKETLEKFFSLHQNMLSQKTV; translated from the exons ATGTCCGCCGACACTGAAATGGAGAGAAAGATCTGTGACTTCTTGAGACGAAATGGCAAAAGCAATGCGTTGGACATTGCTAAAGAATTAAAACTAGATAAACGCACCGTGAACAAACATCTGTACGACCTAGAGAAATCAAATCAGCTGTTCAAAACAGACGAAGTGCCTCCTATTTGGGACTTTATAGAGAAGAAGAGTGAGCTCAAACTGACACCCAAACCAGAGCGAACATCTCAGATGACAACTGAAGAGAAACAAGTGGAGGATCTGCTGAGATCAGGCGGTTTAAAAGCATCTGATATCGCCAAAGATCTGGGACTGCCAAGAAAAACCATCAACAAACAGCTGTACAGTATGGAGGAGAAGGGGAAAGTCAAGAAATGTATCAAATTGTGGAGACTGAACGATGAGTCGAGCGATGATAGTTTCAGCCAAAATAG TTCCAGTTCGTGTCCCAGTGATCAAGGACTGGTCTCAGTTTCAGG GTTGTCTCATAGTTTTGATGTGATCGCAGAGCTTGGTCAAGGAGGCTATGGCTGCGTTTATAAAGTAAAACATAAATATGATGGCAAGATCTACGCTGTAAAGAGGGTCATCTTAACCAG GAAAGCTGATTCTGAGGTGAAAGCACTGGCCCGACTAGATCACCCAAACATAGTGCGTTACATTACCTGCTGGCCAGGTTCTGACGACTGGACGTCAGACCAAGAAAGTAACCAAGTGTTCAA CAAACCAGGTTCTTTATCAGATGTAGTGACCTTTGAGAGATCTGGCTCTGGAGATAATGATGATGATCAAGATGATGTCACATCAAGAATGGAAAGTCTGGGTGTGACAGA ATCAGCATCTGCTGCTGAGCCCCCAGAAAACAATGGAACTGATGGTTTAGATTCTTCAAATCA CAGGACttacttatttattcagatggaGTTCTGCATGGGAGGAACCCTGACCAATTGGATAAAGGCAAGAAATTTAAAGGAAAAACAGAGAATCACAGTGGAAATCCATCAAGTATTTTATGAAATTATCACTGGAGTGGAATACATCCATGCAAACAAGCTCATCCACAGAGACTTGAAG CCTGATAACATACTGTTCGGCGCTGATGGCAAAGTAAAGATCGGAGACTTTGGGCTTGTTGCGGCTCAGTCTGATCAAAATGGCGACCCAATGGAGAGATCAAACAAAGGAACACAAATTTATATGAGTCCTGAACAG aaaaataagaagaattaCGATGAAAAAACAGACATTTTTCCTCTTGGACTCGTGTGGTTTGAAATGATCTGGAAAATATCTACTCTTAGCGAAAGAGTGAAG CTGTGGCCGGATCTGAGAGATCGGAGGTTTCCAAAAGGCTTCAGTGACAGTTATCAAACTGAG AGTAAATTCATCATGAAGATGCTGTCGTATTCACCAGAGGACAGGCCACATGCAAAAGACACAAAAGAAACACTGGAGAAGTTTTTTTCTCTACATCAGAATATGTTAAGCCAGAAAACAGTCTGA
- the LOC141325819 gene encoding LOW QUALITY PROTEIN: interferon-induced, double-stranded RNA-activated protein kinase-like (The sequence of the model RefSeq protein was modified relative to this genomic sequence to represent the inferred CDS: substituted 1 base at 1 genomic stop codon), whose amino-acid sequence MQWCMEEHQEDVEVCKGQRSRVVKSHHELFCEEVKGPAFLQIDSKNHQNAIKDYLGGELDEARHVLLVIFEYLEEMDTFISRSFIFEIMGKIGKGGYGSVYKVKHKFDGKIYALKQVSLDGEGNSEVKELARLNHPNIVQYITCWPSDNWALDQETKXAKSQSKMCLFIQMEFCEGGTLTDWIKANNDLEKQRPTKEINKIFYEIITGVEFIHANNLIHRDLKPDNILFDAGGKVKIGDFGLVAAQTDQNGDPIERSEEQGTPPYMSPEQKTERDYKEKTDIFPLGLIWFEMLWKISTGSERAELWPDLRGQRFPAEFSDKYPSEEQIIKKMLSCTPEHRPHAKDIKENLDRFFTVEQDLKSLFLPRM is encoded by the exons ATGCAGTGGTGCATGGAG GAGCACCAAGAAGACGTGGAAGTTTGCAAGGGACAGCGGTCCAGGGTCGTAAAGAGTCACCATGAGTTATTCTGTGAGGAGGTGAAAGGGCCTGCCTTTCTCCAAATAGACAGTAAAAATCATCAGAATGCCATCAAAGACTACCTGGGTGGAGAATTGGATGAAGCAAGACATGTCCTTTTAGTTATCTTTGAGTATCTGGAGGAGATGGACACATTCATATCAAG GTCATTTATATTTGAAATTATGGGAAAGATTGGTAAAGGAGGCTATGGATCGGTTTATAAAGTAAAACATAAATTTGATGGCAAGATCTACGCTTTGAAGCAAGTCAGCTTAGATGG GGAAGGTAATTCTGAGGTGAAGGAACTGGCCCGACTAAATCACCCAAACATAGTGCAGTACattacatgttggccttctgacaACTGGGCATTAGACCAAGAAACAAAGTAAGCCAAGAGTCAAAGTAa GATGTGTTTGTTTATTCAAATGGAGTTCTGCGAGGGGGGAACACTGACTGATTGGATAAAGGCCAATAATGATCTGGAAAAACAGCGACCCAcaaaggaaataaataaaatattttatgaaattaTCACTGGAGTGGAATTCATCCATGCAAACAATCTCATCCACAGAGACTTGAAG CCTGATAACATACTGTTTGATGCTGGTGGCAAAGTGAAGATCGGAGACTTTGGGCTGGTGGCGGCTCAGACTGATCAAAATGGTGACCCGATAGAGAGATCAGAAGAACAAGGAACACCACCATATATGAGTCCTGAAcag AAAACAGAGAGGGATTATAAGGAAAAAACAGACATTTTCCCCCTTGGACTCATATGGTTTGAGATGCTCTGGAAAATATCTACTGGTAGTGAGAGAGCAGAG CTTTGGCCGGATCTAAGAGGTCAAAGGTTTCCAGCAGAATTCAGTGACAAATATCCATCTGAA GAGCAAATCATTAAGAAGATGCTGTCCTGCACACCAGAGCACAGGCCACATGCAAAAGACATCAAAGAAAATCTTGACAGGTTTTTTACTGTGGAACAGGATCTGAAATCGTTGTTTTTGCCTAGGATgtga
- the LOC141326108 gene encoding interferon-induced, double-stranded RNA-activated protein kinase-like isoform X1: MSADTEMERKICDFLRRNGKSNALDIAKELKLDKRTVNKHLYDLEKSNQLFKTDEVPPIWDFIEKKSELKLTPKPERTSQMTTEEKQVEDLLRSGGLKASDIAKDLGLPRKTINKQLYSMEEKGKVKKCIKLWRLNDESSDDSFSQNSSSSCPSDQGLVSVSGLSHSFDVIAELGQGGYGCVYKVKHKYDGKIYAVKRVILTRKADSEVKALARLDHPNIVRYITCWPGSDDWTSDQESNQVFNKPGSLSDVVTFERSGSGDNDDDQDDVTSRMESLGVTESASAAEPPENNGTDGLDSSNHSRTYLFIQMEFCMGGTLTNWIKARNLKEKQRITVEIHQVFYEIITGVEYIHANKLIHRDLKPDNILFGADGKVKIGDFGLVAAQSDQNGDPMERSNKGTQIYMSPEQKNKKNYDEKTDIFPLGLVWFEMIWKISTLSERVKLWPDLRDRRFPKGFSDSYQTESKFIMKMLSYSPEDRPHAKDTKETLEKFFSLHQNMLSQKTV; the protein is encoded by the exons ATGTCCGCCGACACTGAAATGGAGAGAAAGATCTGTGACTTCTTGAGACGAAATGGCAAAAGCAATGCGTTGGACATTGCTAAAGAATTAAAACTAGATAAACGCACCGTGAACAAACATCTGTACGACCTAGAGAAATCAAATCAGCTGTTCAAAACAGACGAAGTGCCTCCTATTTGGGACTTTATAGAGAAGAAGAGTGAGCTCAAACTGACACCCAAACCAGAGCGAACATCTCAGATGACAACTGAAGAGAAACAAGTGGAGGATCTGCTGAGATCAGGCGGTTTAAAAGCATCTGATATCGCCAAAGATCTGGGACTGCCAAGAAAAACCATCAACAAACAGCTGTACAGTATGGAGGAGAAGGGGAAAGTCAAGAAATGTATCAAATTGTGGAGACTGAACGATGAGTCGAGCGATGATAGTTTCAGCCAAAATAG TTCCAGTTCGTGTCCCAGTGATCAAGGACTGGTCTCAGTTTCAGG GTTGTCTCATAGTTTTGATGTGATCGCAGAGCTTGGTCAAGGAGGCTATGGCTGCGTTTATAAAGTAAAACATAAATATGATGGCAAGATCTACGCTGTAAAGAGGGTCATCTTAACCAG GAAAGCTGATTCTGAGGTGAAAGCACTGGCCCGACTAGATCACCCAAACATAGTGCGTTACATTACCTGCTGGCCAGGTTCTGACGACTGGACGTCAGACCAAGAAAGTAACCAAGTGTTCAA CAAACCAGGTTCTTTATCAGATGTAGTGACCTTTGAGAGATCTGGCTCTGGAGATAATGATGATGATCAAGATGATGTCACATCAAGAATGGAAAGTCTGGGTGTGACAGA ATCAGCATCTGCTGCTGAGCCCCCAGAAAACAATGGAACTGATGGTTTAGATTCTTCAAATCA CAGCAGGACttacttatttattcagatggaGTTCTGCATGGGAGGAACCCTGACCAATTGGATAAAGGCAAGAAATTTAAAGGAAAAACAGAGAATCACAGTGGAAATCCATCAAGTATTTTATGAAATTATCACTGGAGTGGAATACATCCATGCAAACAAGCTCATCCACAGAGACTTGAAG CCTGATAACATACTGTTCGGCGCTGATGGCAAAGTAAAGATCGGAGACTTTGGGCTTGTTGCGGCTCAGTCTGATCAAAATGGCGACCCAATGGAGAGATCAAACAAAGGAACACAAATTTATATGAGTCCTGAACAG aaaaataagaagaattaCGATGAAAAAACAGACATTTTTCCTCTTGGACTCGTGTGGTTTGAAATGATCTGGAAAATATCTACTCTTAGCGAAAGAGTGAAG CTGTGGCCGGATCTGAGAGATCGGAGGTTTCCAAAAGGCTTCAGTGACAGTTATCAAACTGAG AGTAAATTCATCATGAAGATGCTGTCGTATTCACCAGAGGACAGGCCACATGCAAAAGACACAAAAGAAACACTGGAGAAGTTTTTTTCTCTACATCAGAATATGTTAAGCCAGAAAACAGTCTGA